A region from the Campylobacter blaseri genome encodes:
- a CDS encoding LptF/LptG family permease gives MPKLYSRYLAIVYLKYFFILFIALEFFYVSIDILTNLKDFPKSANLAVLYLLFTAASAIAYILPLSLIFAMIIAKINMIRSNELVSLYSLGVSKIKLIRTPFFISLVITFIYVYSNTTGFAYVDEYRNNLENFNNIGKVSNSMFLKYENKYIYIKRLNSQSNAASDIRILSTNKDNLETITFAKKANYDSEKWSFFDVNLVTFPSDLKLGAKGLKQEKKDKFYDLKGFNPSSIEKIYNKSNTYSIKDAISSIKTFKNQGINIDGIKANLYSLIFTPFFAPIMVVILFFYLPATGRFFNIAFLSFIFFITTLCLWGVLFILTRFSLTGVIAPEIGIIMPIILLAIFSVCLLFKKN, from the coding sequence ATGCCAAAATTATACTCAAGATATTTAGCCATTGTTTATCTAAAATATTTTTTTATTCTTTTTATAGCACTAGAGTTTTTTTATGTAAGTATAGATATCTTAACCAACTTAAAAGACTTTCCAAAAAGTGCAAATTTGGCTGTGTTATATTTGCTTTTTACAGCAGCAAGTGCTATAGCTTATATACTTCCTTTAAGTTTAATATTTGCTATGATTATAGCTAAGATAAATATGATAAGAAGTAATGAATTAGTAAGTCTTTACTCTCTTGGAGTAAGCAAAATTAAGCTTATAAGAACACCATTTTTTATATCTTTAGTGATAACTTTTATATATGTATATTCAAATACAACTGGGTTTGCATATGTCGATGAGTACCGAAATAATTTAGAAAATTTTAATAACATTGGAAAAGTTAGTAATAGTATGTTTTTAAAATATGAAAATAAATATATATATATAAAAAGACTTAACTCTCAATCAAATGCGGCTAGCGACATTAGAATTCTTAGCACAAACAAAGATAATTTAGAGACAATCACATTCGCTAAAAAAGCAAACTATGACTCAGAAAAGTGGAGTTTTTTTGATGTGAATTTAGTTACATTTCCATCTGATTTAAAACTTGGAGCTAAAGGACTAAAACAAGAAAAAAAAGATAAATTTTATGATTTAAAAGGATTTAATCCCTCATCAATAGAAAAAATTTATAATAAATCAAATACATATTCAATAAAAGATGCAATTAGTTCTATAAAAACCTTTAAAAATCAAGGCATTAATATTGATGGGATAAAAGCAAATTTATATAGTCTTATTTTTACACCATTTTTTGCACCTATTATGGTTGTAATTTTATTTTTTTATCTACCTGCTACGGGCAGATTTTTTAATATAGCATTTTTAAGCTTTATATTTTTTATAACAACACTTTGTTTGTGGGGAGTGCTTTTTATCCTTACAAGATTTTCTTTGACAGGAGTTATTGCTCCAGAAATTGGCATAATTATGCCAATAATCCTTTTGGCTATATTTTCTGTATGCTTGCTTTTTAAGAAAAATTAA
- the lysA gene encoding diaminopimelate decarboxylase, producing MNYENLANTYGTPLYIYNFDEVKLRYLELKESFYARKSLICYAVKANSNLSLLKYLANLGAGFDCVSYNEVKKALLAGALKYKIIFSGVGKKDSEIKSALKDDILMINIESFAELNRVEAIAKELNIEARISIRVNPNIDPKTHPYISTGLNENKFGVSIDEAKRMYIKAKNSKFLNPIGIHFHIGSQLSDIKPIHEAASIVAKLMKELKTLEIDIKFFDIGGGIGVRYKDEKEINLYEYAQGILAALKGQDVTIVCEIGRFLVSKAGELLTKVLYEKINNNKRFVIVDSAMNDLLRPSLYDAYHKIVALNGNDELFNCDIVGPVCESGDFLGKNRELPNLKSGDLLVVKNVGAYGFSMSSNYNSRLRAAEIAIINNKIKLIRKRETFEDLIANEVDLLGEE from the coding sequence ATGAATTATGAAAATTTAGCAAATACTTATGGAACTCCTTTATATATTTACAATTTTGATGAAGTAAAATTAAGATATTTAGAATTAAAAGAGTCTTTTTATGCAAGAAAATCTCTTATTTGTTACGCTGTAAAAGCAAATTCCAACTTAAGCCTATTAAAATACTTAGCAAATTTAGGTGCTGGGTTTGATTGTGTTAGCTATAACGAAGTTAAAAAAGCACTTTTAGCAGGAGCATTGAAGTACAAAATTATATTTTCAGGTGTAGGTAAAAAAGATAGTGAGATTAAAAGCGCTTTAAAAGATGATATTTTAATGATAAATATTGAAAGCTTTGCTGAGCTTAATAGAGTTGAAGCAATAGCTAAAGAGTTAAATATAGAAGCAAGAATTAGCATAAGAGTAAACCCAAACATAGATCCTAAAACACATCCTTATATATCAACAGGATTAAATGAAAATAAATTTGGTGTTAGTATTGATGAGGCAAAAAGAATGTATATCAAAGCTAAAAATAGCAAATTTTTAAATCCAATAGGCATACATTTTCATATAGGAAGCCAGTTATCAGATATAAAACCAATTCATGAAGCAGCAAGCATTGTTGCTAAACTAATGAAAGAGCTTAAAACTTTAGAGATAGATATAAAATTCTTTGATATAGGTGGTGGTATCGGCGTAAGATACAAAGATGAAAAAGAGATTAACCTTTATGAGTATGCACAGGGGATTTTAGCTGCACTAAAAGGTCAAGATGTAACAATAGTTTGCGAAATAGGCAGATTTTTAGTATCTAAAGCGGGGGAGCTTTTAACAAAAGTTTTATATGAAAAAATAAATAATAATAAGAGATTTGTTATTGTAGATAGTGCAATGAACGATCTTTTAAGACCTAGTTTATATGATGCATATCATAAGATAGTTGCTTTAAATGGCAATGATGAGCTTTTTAATTGTGATATAGTTGGTCCTGTATGTGAAAGTGGAGATTTTTTAGGTAAAAATAGAGAGCTTCCAAATTTAAAAAGTGGTGATTTATTAGTAGTAAAAAATGTAGGAGCTTATGGCTTTTCTATGTCAAGTAATTACAATTCAAGACTTAGGGCTGCTGAAATTGCCATAATAAATAATAAAATTAAACTAATCAGAAAAAGAGAAACATTTGAAGATTTAATAGCAAATGAGGTGGATTTGTTGGGGGAAGAATGA
- the pheA gene encoding prephenate dehydratase, translating into MKNIDELRESIDAVDNEIIELLSKRMEYVKKIGEIKQSSGQNIYRPERERAIINRLTSLNLRNLNKKAIEAIFFEIFSISRNIEKPQTIAFLGPYGTYSHQAAKSRFGSISSYMPLSNIEAVFKEVDNKNAKYGVVPIENNTEGGVGTTLDCLKEYPNVHIVAEIYMDIHHSFASSCENLENIKTIYSHPQGYNQCLKFLEDHDLMSTKFIATKSTALAAKEAYENKNTAAICSHIAANLYNLPIMFEKIEDNLANRTRFLILSDFKNEKTGDDKTSIMAQTDHTPGALSNLLNMFRNEGINLTKLESRPIKKKDFKTIFYIDFEGHIDDQKVKNILNLAEKIGNEIVWLGSYLNGDKI; encoded by the coding sequence ATGAAAAATATAGATGAGTTAAGAGAGTCTATAGATGCGGTTGATAACGAAATTATAGAGCTTTTAAGTAAAAGAATGGAGTATGTAAAAAAGATAGGTGAAATAAAACAATCATCTGGGCAAAACATATATAGACCAGAGAGAGAAAGGGCGATTATAAATAGACTTACTAGCCTAAATTTAAGAAATTTAAACAAAAAAGCCATAGAGGCTATATTTTTTGAAATATTTTCAATTTCAAGAAATATAGAAAAACCACAAACAATAGCTTTTTTAGGGCCATATGGAACATATTCGCACCAAGCTGCCAAATCAAGATTTGGTTCTATTAGCTCATATATGCCACTCTCAAACATCGAAGCAGTTTTTAAAGAGGTTGATAATAAAAATGCAAAATATGGAGTTGTTCCTATAGAAAACAACACAGAAGGCGGAGTTGGAACTACGCTTGATTGTCTTAAAGAGTATCCAAATGTTCATATTGTGGCTGAAATTTATATGGATATACATCACTCTTTTGCTAGCAGTTGTGAAAATTTAGAAAATATAAAAACGATATATTCTCATCCACAAGGGTATAATCAATGTCTTAAATTTTTAGAAGATCACGATCTTATGAGTACTAAATTTATAGCTACAAAATCTACTGCACTAGCTGCAAAAGAGGCTTATGAAAACAAAAATACAGCTGCTATTTGCTCACATATAGCTGCAAATTTGTATAATCTACCGATCATGTTTGAAAAGATTGAAGATAATTTAGCAAATAGAACTAGGTTTTTAATTTTAAGTGATTTTAAAAATGAAAAAACAGGAGATGATAAAACATCTATTATGGCACAAACAGACCACACTCCAGGGGCGCTTTCTAATCTTTTAAATATGTTTAGAAATGAAGGTATTAATCTAACTAAATTAGAGAGTAGACCTATCAAGAAAAAAGATTTTAAAACAATTTTTTATATAGATTTTGAAGGGCATATTGATGATCAAAAAGTAAAAAATATTTTAAATTTAGCTGAAAAAATAGGCAATGAAATAGTTTGGCTTGGTAGCTACTTAAATGGAGATAAGATATGA
- the hisC gene encoding histidinol-phosphate transaminase, with translation MKFNKNLENIENYEAGKPIELIVREFGIKEKDVIKLASNENPMGTSKNVQKTIKKNANKAHLYPDDSMFELKKALAKKYEVDLNNIIIGSGSDQIIEFAVHAKMDENSAILTSGITFSMYEIYAKHLGAKIYKTTSKEHNLEEFKEIYEAHKDEIDIIFLCIPNNPLGECLDKEDVYKFIKEVDADTLVVVDGAYNEFAKFKDVKKGIDVRNLIFEFNNVLYLGTFSKLYGLGGMRVGYGIANENITSNLLKLRAPFNVTTISLEAAKEALKDKKYIEKTLKNNLKEMKRYEKFAKKHNIKIIDSYTNFITFIFKDKNSTEIYDNMLKKGIILRDLKGYGINAIRITIGLPYQNKLVLKELKNTLQIIDKMQ, from the coding sequence ATGAAATTTAACAAAAACTTAGAAAATATTGAAAATTACGAAGCAGGAAAACCAATAGAGCTTATAGTAAGAGAATTTGGCATTAAAGAAAAAGATGTAATAAAACTAGCAAGCAATGAAAACCCTATGGGAACTAGTAAAAATGTACAAAAAACTATAAAGAAAAATGCAAACAAAGCTCATCTTTATCCAGATGATAGTATGTTTGAGCTTAAAAAAGCACTTGCAAAAAAATATGAAGTAGATTTAAATAATATAATAATAGGCTCAGGCAGCGATCAGATAATAGAGTTTGCAGTTCATGCTAAGATGGATGAAAATAGTGCTATTTTAACTAGTGGCATCACATTTTCTATGTATGAAATATACGCAAAGCATCTTGGGGCAAAAATTTACAAAACAACTTCAAAAGAGCATAATTTAGAAGAGTTTAAAGAAATTTACGAAGCACACAAAGATGAAATTGATATTATATTTTTATGTATTCCAAACAATCCACTTGGAGAGTGTTTGGATAAAGAAGATGTATATAAATTTATAAAAGAAGTTGATGCAGATACTTTAGTTGTAGTAGATGGGGCATATAATGAATTTGCAAAATTTAAAGATGTAAAAAAGGGAATTGATGTAAGAAATTTAATTTTTGAATTTAATAATGTTTTATATTTAGGAACCTTTTCTAAGCTTTATGGGCTTGGAGGAATGAGAGTTGGTTATGGTATAGCAAATGAAAATATAACGAGCAATCTTTTAAAGCTAAGAGCACCTTTTAATGTAACAACTATAAGTTTAGAAGCTGCAAAAGAGGCCTTAAAAGATAAAAAATATATAGAAAAAACACTTAAAAATAACCTTAAAGAGATGAAAAGATATGAAAAATTTGCCAAAAAACATAATATTAAGATAATAGATAGTTATACAAATTTTATAACATTTATCTTCAAGGATAAAAACTCAACAGAAATTTATGACAATATGCTTAAAAAAGGGATTATATTAAGAGATTTAAAAGGTTATGGTATAAATGCCATTAGGATAACTATAGGACTACCTTATCAAAATAAACTAGTCTTAAAGGAGTTAAAAAATACTTTACAAATTATAGATAAAATGCAATGA
- the dxs gene encoding 1-deoxy-D-xylulose-5-phosphate synthase produces the protein MDIKNKNIEELKSLCQDIRDRILEVVSKNGGHLSSNIGAVEIIVAMHYVFDSKKDPFIFDVSHQSYAHKLLTNRWEEFSTLRQINGISGYTKPNESKEDYFVAGHSSTSISLAVGAAKAIKLKGEDRLPVVLIGDGSMSAGMAYEAINELGDRKYPCVIILNDNEMSISKPIGAMSKYLSQLMAGQSYQKFKARVNKLLEYAPDSAAYLAKRFEEGFKLITPGMFFEELGLEYIGPVDGHSIKSLIDSFEIAKKLNKPVIIHAQTLKGKGYEKAEGHNASWHGVGPFNIKNGEAIKKSSRKNATKIYSENLLTLASKYTNIVGVTAAMPDGTGMNLLIDKFPDRFWDVAIAEQHAVTSMAAMAKEGFKPYITIYSTFMQRAYDQVIHDCAIMNLNVVFAMDRAGIVGEDGETHQGAFDISYLNAIPNISMCAPRDEQSFKEILEYSYIHKGPLAIRYPRGSFHLEDEIASKKIAFAKSELLVDNKANISFIGYGNGVGKAYKVMQHLEDMKINLFDLVFAKPLDKEFLINLAKTSKKWYVFSDSAKKGGIGSILSTFLQENKIFDVEIVSFEYEDSFIFHGNSELVEKKLEIDVEGIVKKISNNKKY, from the coding sequence ATGGATATTAAAAATAAAAATATAGAAGAGTTAAAAAGTCTTTGTCAGGATATTAGAGATAGAATTTTAGAAGTAGTTAGTAAAAATGGTGGACATTTAAGCTCTAATATTGGTGCAGTTGAGATAATTGTAGCTATGCATTATGTTTTTGATTCAAAAAAAGACCCATTTATATTTGATGTTAGCCACCAAAGCTATGCACACAAGCTACTAACTAATAGATGGGAAGAATTTAGTACGCTTAGGCAAATTAATGGTATTAGTGGATATACAAAGCCAAATGAGAGCAAGGAAGACTACTTTGTTGCAGGACATAGTTCAACCTCTATTTCACTTGCTGTTGGTGCAGCAAAAGCCATAAAACTAAAAGGTGAAGATAGGCTTCCTGTGGTTTTAATAGGCGATGGCTCTATGAGTGCTGGTATGGCATATGAGGCAATTAATGAGCTAGGAGATAGAAAATACCCCTGTGTTATAATCTTAAATGATAATGAAATGTCTATCTCAAAGCCAATTGGGGCTATGAGTAAATATCTATCACAACTAATGGCAGGACAAAGTTATCAAAAATTTAAAGCAAGAGTAAATAAGCTTTTAGAGTATGCTCCCGATTCTGCTGCGTATTTGGCAAAAAGATTTGAAGAGGGTTTTAAACTTATAACTCCTGGTATGTTTTTTGAAGAGCTTGGACTTGAATATATAGGACCTGTTGATGGACATAGTATAAAAAGTTTAATAGACTCTTTTGAAATAGCTAAGAAGCTTAACAAACCTGTAATAATTCATGCTCAAACATTAAAAGGTAAAGGATATGAAAAAGCTGAGGGGCACAATGCTTCTTGGCATGGAGTTGGACCTTTTAATATAAAAAACGGAGAGGCTATTAAGAAAAGTAGTAGGAAAAATGCAACTAAGATATATTCAGAAAATTTATTAACTTTAGCTAGTAAATATACAAATATAGTTGGAGTTACAGCTGCAATGCCCGATGGAACTGGAATGAATCTTTTGATAGATAAATTTCCTGATAGGTTTTGGGATGTTGCAATAGCTGAACAACACGCAGTAACATCTATGGCAGCTATGGCAAAAGAGGGTTTTAAGCCATATATTACTATATATTCAACCTTTATGCAAAGAGCTTATGATCAAGTTATCCATGACTGTGCTATTATGAATTTAAATGTTGTTTTTGCTATGGATAGAGCCGGGATTGTTGGAGAAGACGGAGAGACTCATCAGGGAGCTTTTGATATTAGTTATCTAAATGCAATTCCAAATATTTCAATGTGTGCCCCAAGAGATGAGCAAAGTTTTAAGGAAATTTTAGAGTATTCATATATCCATAAGGGACCTTTAGCTATAAGATATCCAAGAGGTTCATTTCATTTAGAAGATGAGATTGCTTCTAAAAAAATTGCATTTGCAAAATCGGAACTTCTTGTAGACAACAAGGCAAATATTAGCTTCATAGGATATGGAAATGGTGTTGGAAAAGCATATAAAGTAATGCAGCACCTAGAAGATATGAAGATAAATTTGTTTGATTTAGTTTTTGCCAAACCTCTTGACAAGGAATTTTTAATAAATTTAGCAAAAACATCTAAAAAATGGTATGTGTTTAGTGATTCTGCAAAAAAAGGTGGAATTGGAAGTATTTTATCTACATTTTTGCAAGAGAATAAAATTTTTGATGTTGAGATAGTATCTTTTGAGTATGAAGACTCTTTTATTTTCCATGGTAACTCAGAGCTTGTTGAGAAGAAATTAGAGATAGATGTTGAGGGAATTGTTAAAAAAATATCAAATAATAAAAAATATTAG
- a CDS encoding Fur family transcriptional regulator, with amino-acid sequence MSHIELLKEHGLKATHQRLLILKILSRCTHPTIDELYETIKEEHPSVSLATVYKNLNTLIDEGIVSRLSISNQKVKFDINEEPHIHIICKNCGEVYDCDKQTALIDEYKEKLEKNIGEKIEKISVVVNTNNCTKCKK; translated from the coding sequence ATGAGTCACATAGAGCTTTTAAAAGAGCATGGATTAAAAGCCACACACCAAAGACTTTTAATCCTTAAAATTTTATCTCGCTGTACTCATCCTACTATTGATGAGCTTTACGAAACAATAAAAGAAGAGCATCCATCTGTATCGCTTGCAACAGTTTATAAAAATTTAAATACTTTAATAGATGAAGGCATAGTCTCAAGACTAAGCATATCAAATCAAAAAGTCAAATTTGATATAAACGAAGAGCCGCATATTCACATTATTTGTAAAAATTGCGGAGAGGTTTATGACTGCGACAAGCAAACTGCACTTATTGATGAGTATAAAGAGAAACTAGAAAAAAATATTGGTGAAAAAATAGAAAAGATAAGTGTTGTCGTAAATACAAATAATTGCACAAAATGTAAAAAATAG
- the ubiE gene encoding bifunctional demethylmenaquinone methyltransferase/2-methoxy-6-polyprenyl-1,4-benzoquinol methylase UbiE — MDKQSKIIDMFNKIAPTYDKANRAMSLGMDVGWRKVACSYILSKYINRDLSIVDVACGTGDMVGLWASMAKGYNANLSKLIGVDPSSGMLLEAKAKFPEHEFIEADANDLTLEDNIFDVLSISFGIRNVVEREEALKEFNRVLKIGGYAVVLEFTKTDRRGLFDIARDTYIKKVLPKIGEFISKDKEAYEYLPNSIDTFLSRENFIEELKGAGFEIEHIESFSFNACTLFVAKKIKNL, encoded by the coding sequence ATGGATAAGCAAAGCAAAATCATAGATATGTTTAACAAGATAGCGCCAACCTATGATAAGGCAAATCGTGCTATGAGTTTAGGAATGGATGTTGGATGGAGGAAGGTTGCCTGCTCATATATTTTATCAAAATATATAAATAGAGATCTTTCTATAGTAGATGTTGCTTGTGGCACAGGAGATATGGTCGGTTTGTGGGCTAGTATGGCAAAAGGTTATAATGCAAATCTAAGTAAACTTATAGGGGTTGATCCAAGTAGCGGAATGCTGCTAGAAGCTAAAGCTAAATTCCCAGAACATGAATTTATAGAAGCAGATGCCAATGATCTTACTTTGGAAGATAATATTTTTGATGTTTTAAGCATTAGTTTTGGTATTAGAAATGTGGTTGAAAGAGAAGAGGCTTTAAAAGAGTTTAATAGAGTTTTAAAAATTGGTGGATACGCTGTTGTATTAGAGTTTACAAAAACAGATAGAAGAGGATTGTTTGATATAGCACGCGATACATATATAAAAAAAGTTCTTCCAAAAATTGGTGAGTTTATATCAAAAGACAAAGAAGCATATGAGTATTTACCAAATTCTATAGACACATTTTTAAGTAGAGAAAATTTTATAGAAGAGTTAAAAGGGGCAGGTTTTGAAATAGAGCATATAGAAAGCTTTAGTTTTAATGCCTGCACTCTATTTGTGGCTAAAAAAATTAAAAATCTATGA
- the xseA gene encoding exodeoxyribonuclease VII large subunit yields the protein MILSVSELNEQVKSLLEISYANIEVKGEISRLTKNQSSKHWYFTLKDAKGSISCAMFRFNNQKIKFDVVDGMEVVVSAKVSLYVPSGSYQLIVNSMRVEGVGDLELAFNQLKEKLEKEGLFDLKYKKILPSFPKKVAIVTSITSAAYQDIIKTARHRYNLCSIHTYNSLMQGDEAANFIIQALKKADNNNYDAIIIARGGGSKEDLWCFNDERLAREVFAAKTPIISAIGHEIDYTILDFVSDHRSATPTASIIDLMPDKDGIIQWLDIKYIDYRNELLKKLENRTNRLKNLKSNFKNVAIGKKIELNLLNLKNSKQNFENLFKNKILKLENDLRTKELILEEKNQFFKITKNLVQIKKDGKIINLDCLKSGDEISLYSQNSSKKAVIK from the coding sequence ATGATTTTAAGTGTAAGTGAACTTAATGAACAAGTTAAGTCTTTACTTGAAATAAGCTATGCAAATATAGAGGTTAAAGGCGAAATTTCAAGACTGACTAAAAACCAAAGTTCAAAGCATTGGTATTTTACCCTAAAGGATGCTAAAGGCTCTATAAGTTGTGCAATGTTTAGATTTAATAATCAAAAGATTAAATTTGATGTTGTTGATGGTATGGAGGTGGTTGTTAGCGCAAAAGTAAGTTTATATGTGCCTAGTGGCTCATACCAGCTTATTGTAAACTCTATGAGAGTGGAGGGAGTTGGTGATTTAGAGTTGGCATTTAACCAACTTAAAGAAAAACTTGAAAAAGAGGGGCTTTTTGATTTAAAATATAAAAAAATCCTTCCAAGTTTTCCAAAAAAAGTAGCTATTGTAACAAGTATAACATCAGCTGCTTATCAAGATATTATTAAAACTGCAAGACATAGGTATAATCTTTGTTCAATACACACCTACAACTCACTTATGCAAGGTGATGAAGCTGCAAATTTCATTATCCAAGCTTTAAAAAAAGCAGATAATAATAATTATGATGCAATTATTATAGCAAGAGGAGGGGGAAGCAAAGAGGATTTGTGGTGTTTTAATGACGAAAGACTTGCAAGAGAAGTTTTCGCCGCTAAAACCCCTATTATAAGTGCTATAGGACATGAGATAGACTACACTATACTTGATTTTGTAAGTGACCATAGAAGCGCTACACCAACCGCAAGTATAATTGATTTAATGCCTGATAAAGATGGGATTATTCAGTGGTTGGACATAAAATATATAGATTATAGAAACGAATTATTAAAGAAATTAGAAAATAGAACAAATAGATTAAAAAATTTAAAATCAAATTTTAAAAATGTAGCAATTGGTAAAAAAATAGAGCTTAATCTGTTAAATTTAAAAAATTCAAAACAAAATTTTGAAAATCTCTTTAAAAACAAAATTTTAAAACTCGAAAATGATCTTAGAACAAAAGAGTTAATATTAGAAGAAAAAAATCAATTTTTTAAAATAACTAAAAATTTAGTTCAGATAAAAAAAGATGGTAAAATTATCAATTTAGATTGTTTAAAAAGTGGCGATGAGATTAGTTTGTATTCTCAAAATAGCAGCAAAAAAGCAGTTATAAAATAA
- the serC gene encoding 3-phosphoserine/phosphohydroxythreonine transaminase, giving the protein MDRVINFNAGPSGIPLDVLKKAQEEFLSYHGLGYSIIEASHRTPIFENILFNARDKIKKLYGFSDDYDVLFLQGGASLQFVQIPMNLSTGKKAEYINTGVWTTKAIKEAQIQGINYEVIASSEDTNFDRIPTSYKTDDEADYLYICSNNTIYGTQYKEFPKTKAPLVVDSSSDLFSRKVSLDNIGIFYGGIQKNGGPAGVTMVVIRKDLAERVSDKVPNILRYKTQMKADSMSNTPNTFGIYMLDLMLDWIIEKGGLDKIASLNGEKAKLLYGCIDELDGFYKGHAQRNSRSIMNVSYNIVANKELEPKFVKEAMENGMIGLKGHRHLGGIRASIYNSVSYENVEVLVDFMREFARKNG; this is encoded by the coding sequence GTGGATAGAGTTATAAATTTTAATGCAGGACCAAGTGGAATTCCTTTGGATGTTTTAAAAAAAGCACAAGAGGAGTTTTTGAGTTATCATGGGCTTGGATATTCAATAATAGAAGCTTCACATAGAACCCCAATTTTTGAAAATATACTATTTAATGCAAGAGATAAAATCAAAAAATTATATGGGTTTAGTGATGATTATGATGTATTATTTTTACAAGGCGGTGCCTCACTTCAATTTGTTCAAATTCCAATGAACCTTTCAACGGGCAAAAAAGCCGAGTATATAAATACAGGCGTTTGGACAACAAAGGCTATAAAAGAAGCCCAAATTCAAGGCATTAACTATGAAGTTATAGCAAGTAGTGAGGATACAAATTTTGATAGAATTCCAACTAGCTACAAGACAGATGATGAAGCGGATTATCTTTATATCTGTTCAAATAATACAATCTATGGAACACAATACAAAGAGTTTCCAAAAACAAAAGCACCACTTGTGGTAGATAGTTCAAGTGATCTTTTTTCAAGAAAAGTAAGCTTGGATAATATTGGAATTTTTTATGGTGGTATCCAAAAAAATGGAGGTCCAGCAGGTGTAACAATGGTTGTTATAAGAAAAGATTTGGCTGAACGAGTTAGCGATAAAGTTCCAAATATCTTAAGGTATAAAACTCAGATGAAGGCTGATTCTATGAGCAATACCCCAAATACATTTGGAATTTATATGCTTGATCTTATGCTTGATTGGATTATAGAAAAAGGTGGGCTCGATAAGATAGCTAGTTTGAATGGTGAAAAAGCAAAACTACTATATGGTTGTATTGATGAGTTAGATGGTTTTTACAAAGGGCATGCACAAAGAAATTCAAGATCAATTATGAATGTTAGTTATAATATAGTTGCAAACAAAGAGCTAGAGCCTAAATTTGTTAAAGAGGCTATGGAAAATGGTATGATAGGATTAAAAGGACATAGACATCTAGGCGGAATTAGGGCTTCTATTTATAATTCAGTTAGTTATGAAAATGTTGAGGTTTTGGTTGATTTTATGCGAGAGTTTGCTAGAAAAAATGGGTAA
- a CDS encoding beta-ketoacyl-ACP synthase III, translating into MKKASMISIGAYVPKEILTNSDLEKMVDTNDEWIAQRTGIKTRHIAKNESTSDLGYQASKIAIKRAGLKNEDIDCIICATISPDHLCMPSTACKISNLLGIKNITAFDISAACTGFIYLLELAKSLIESGVKKNILIIGTEKLSSIVNWKDRTTCILFGDGAGAAVISARDDNSILDVHTASDGEYADLLTTPGCGSIHPATHEMVDQNLQFIHMKGNEVFKVAVNTLTKDVIDILEKNEISPKEIDLFIPHQANLRIINSVKQKLKLTDEQCIVTVQKYGNTSSASIPMAINDAYESGRLKKGDLMLLDAFGGGFTWGSALLKFGGI; encoded by the coding sequence ATGAAAAAAGCATCAATGATATCCATAGGCGCATATGTGCCAAAAGAGATATTAACAAATAGTGATCTTGAAAAAATGGTGGATACCAATGATGAATGGATAGCTCAAAGAACTGGAATTAAAACTAGACACATAGCAAAAAATGAATCAACAAGTGATCTTGGCTATCAAGCTAGTAAAATAGCCATCAAAAGAGCTGGGCTTAAAAATGAAGATATTGATTGCATTATCTGCGCAACCATAAGCCCCGATCATCTTTGCATGCCATCAACTGCTTGTAAAATTTCTAATTTACTTGGCATTAAAAATATTACTGCTTTTGATATTAGTGCTGCTTGCACAGGCTTTATATATCTACTTGAACTAGCAAAATCTTTAATAGAAAGCGGTGTTAAAAAAAATATTTTAATTATCGGTACTGAAAAATTGAGTTCAATTGTTAATTGGAAAGATAGAACTACTTGCATTTTATTTGGTGATGGGGCTGGTGCTGCTGTTATTTCTGCAAGAGATGATAATAGTATTTTAGATGTCCATACAGCAAGCGATGGTGAATATGCAGATCTTCTAACAACCCCAGGATGTGGCTCTATACACCCAGCAACACATGAAATGGTCGATCAAAATTTACAATTTATACATATGAAAGGCAATGAGGTATTTAAAGTCGCGGTTAATACATTAACAAAAGATGTAATTGATATTTTAGAAAAAAATGAGATAAGTCCAAAAGAGATAGATCTTTTTATTCCTCACCAAGCAAATTTAAGAATAATAAACTCAGTAAAACAGAAATTAAAACTAACAGATGAACAATGCATCGTTACTGTTCAAAAATATGGCAATACAAGCTCAGCTTCAATTCCCATGGCTATAAATGATGCTTATGAAAGTGGAAGGCTAAAAAAAGGTGATTTAATGCTTTTGGATGCATTTGGCGGTGGCTTTACTTGGGGTTCGGCACTGCTTAAATTTGGTGGAATTTGA